The proteins below come from a single Drosophila busckii strain San Diego stock center, stock number 13000-0081.31 chromosome X, ASM1175060v1, whole genome shotgun sequence genomic window:
- the LOC108607160 gene encoding uncharacterized protein LOC108607160 — translation MQATLLLVATSAMPILALIFAGALLLHKLYINVRCRYPAKVNCWFCNKDTQVAYTERNSWTCSDCEQYNGFKKDGDYNRDICNDSSRSEQSTNYAMQGTQAAPSMARNNGLCAQCNEAQRLKVEKLAQFEPRHESRFEQELKQYKKQLEQQFQLCASCERHVNKVLCEKKKIVLSSTLLNLYMKGASLLKQPHFKRLARVQQQQRLRRLQRLMLLLSLLQLICLLCSLPPATRAQFEALLGVKLAEPLYFVYSHVLTLLRVLIDYGANFLAEQPRLSKCLLFCSTFIKMLLYSLGLTQLQSSLSVCFIDVYPYAIMALSFVHHLCVGLKFTRVTLLLSLWSSYAMLSLLRLDTYIALLFTLATLCILLYHRSQQQLLHSSHNESVGDSFHRLCADEQLSDDETMSMVSQQLSTANNSLTPSLASPTPTPTASKAFSQVAPSVLSLDSLHLSTAQRMSATPRFRQPPMSPIYADMSGSLMDDGLTSSWQRSSLLKPSSVQRLPTRSTQAPLHHAPPSLLLPSRLPMHQQHHQQQHVSAWVQANCAQPNLLEPPHTGNLLQCYEDKQLSRSSSQSSGFESQPGRPHWDLRLASAPPPASTAKSSFFWEDAAQRPLASPLASPSLIHTNYGNSNNNLQPGDLLRRWMDRNSAATQTSSG, via the exons atgcaagcgaCGCTGCTATTAGTTGCCACCAGTGCAATGCCAATTTTGGCGCTAATATTTGCGGGCGCGCTTTTGCTGcataagttatatataaatgtgcg CTGCCGCTATCCGGCAAAGGTGAATTGCTGGTTCTGCAACAAAGACACACAAGTGGCATATACGGAGCGCAATAGCTGGACCTGCAGCGACTGCGAGCAGTACAATGGTTTCAAAAAGGACGGTGACTACAATCGTGATATATGCAATGATAGCTCACGCTCCGAACAAAGCACAAACTATGCCATGCAGGGCACACAAGCGGCGCCGTCAATGGCGCGTAACAATGGACTCTGCGCTCAGTGCAATGAGGCGCAGCGCTTGAAGGTTGAGAAGCTAGCGCAGTTTGAGCCGCGACATGAATCACGCTTTGAGCAGGAGCTAAAGCAATAcaa gaagcagctggagcaacaGTTTCAGCTTTGCGCCAGCTGTGAGCGTCATGTAAACAAAGTGCTCTGCGAGAAGAAGAAAATTGTGCTGAGCTCAACGCTGCTGAATCTCTATATGAAGGGCGCCAGTCTGCTGAAGCAGCCGCACTTCAAGCGCCTGGCGCGCgtccagcaacaacaacgactgcGACGCTTGCAACggcttatgctgctgctcagcttgcTGCAACTCATTTGCTTGCTCTGCAGTCTGCCGCCTGCAACACGCGCACAGTTCGAAGCGCTGCTGGGCGTTAAGCTTGCCGAACCTTTGTACTTTGTCTACTCACATGTGTTGACTTTGCTGCGCGTGCTCATCGACTATGGCGCTAACTTTCTGGCCGAGCAGCCGCGCTTGAGCAAGTGCCTGCTCTTTTGCAgcacttttattaaaatgctgctCTACTCCTTGGGCCTCACCCAGCTGCAGTCGAGTCTGAGCGTCTGCTTTATTGATGTTTATCCATATGCCATCATGGCTTTAAGCTTTGTGCATCATTTGTGCGTTGGCTTGAAGTTTACGCGCGTTACGCTTCTGCTGAGCTTATGGAGCAGCTATGCGATGCTCTCGCTGCTGCGTCTGGATACATATATTGCT ttgctcttCACTTTGGCTACACTCTGCATTTTGCTTTATCATCgctcccagcagcagctgctgcactccTCGCACAATGAATCTGTTGGCGATAGTTTCCATCGTCTCTGCGCGGACGAGCAGCTGAGCGATGATGAAACCATGAGCATGGTCAGCCAGCAGCTAAGCACTGCCAACAATAGTTTAACCCCCTCGCTCGCCtcacccacgcccacgcccacagccaGCAAAGCGTTCAGTCAGGTAGCACCCTCGGTGCTGTCATTGGACTCGCTGCATTTATCGACGGCGCAACGTATGTCTGCCACGCCCAGATTTCGCCAGCCACCCATGTCGCCCATTTATGCCGACATGAGTGGCAGCTTGATGGACGACGGTCTAACGTCTTCTTGGCAACGCAGCAGTCTACTCAAGCCCAGTTCTGTGCAGCGTCTGCCTACGCGCTCCACTCAAGCTCCACTTCACCATGCGCCACCATCACTGTTGCTGCCCTCACGTCTGCCCAtgcatcagcaacatcatcagcagcaacatgtcaGCGCCTGGGTGCAGGCCAACTGCGCCCAGCCCAATCTTTTGGAGCCACCTCACACTGGCAATCTGCTGCAGTGTTATGAGGACAAACAACTCTCGCGCAGCTCTTCGCAATCCTCTGGCTTTGAGTCGCAGCCCGGCCGGCCACACTGGGATCTCCGGCTAGCCtcagcgccgccgccagctTCAACGGCTAAGAGCAGCTTCTTCTGGGAAGACGCAGCTCAGCGTCCGCTTGCAAGTCCGCTGGCATCGCCCTCACTCATCCATACAAATTatggcaatagcaataacaatttgcaaccAGGCGATCTGCTGCGCCGCTGGATGGATCGCAACAGCGCTGCTACGCAGACGAGCAGCGGCTGA